Proteins found in one Hevea brasiliensis isolate MT/VB/25A 57/8 chromosome 18, ASM3005281v1, whole genome shotgun sequence genomic segment:
- the LOC110631501 gene encoding mitochondrial arginine transporter BAC1 isoform X2 yields the protein MGLSTGMVCIARLGSYRLKEYASPYHLVKGLYRGATSSFVGMAFESSLLFGIYSQTKQSLQRGLNSDVPTPQVIIPSAAYGGAIISFVLCPSELVKCRMQVQGTDSLVPKFSRYSSPFDCALQTVKNEGISGIFRGGFATLLRESFGNAVFFSVYEYVRYYMHLQLKASFSDHNNLIDMGVGIVSGGLGGVAFWSAVLPLDVAKTVIQTAPDKSSTRNPFLVLNSIYRRAGLKGCYAGLAPTIVRAFPANAAAIVTWELAMKMLGIRHD from the exons ATGGGATTAAGTACAGGAATGGTCTGCATTGCACGACTAGGATCCTACAGACTGAAGGAGTATGCTTCTCCTTACCATCTT GTTAAAGGACTTTATAGGGGTGCAACATCATCATTTGTTGGGATGGCTTTCGAGAGTTCACTTCTTTTTGGGATTTATTCTCAAACAAAGCAGTCCTTGCAG AGAGGATTGAATAGTGATGTGCCCACGCCCCAAGTAATAATTCCTTCTGCAGCTTATGGTGGAGCAATTATAAGTTTTGTATTATGTCCATCTGAGCTGGTAAAG TGTAGGATGCAAGTTCAAGGTACTGACTCCTTGGTTCCAAAGTTCAGTAGATACAGTAGTCCATTTGATTGCGCCCTTCAAACAGTGAAAAATGAAGGG ATTTCAGGCATTTTTCGAGGAGGCTTTGCAACACTGTTAAGAGAATCTTTTGGAAATGCAGTCTTCTTTAGTGTTTATGAGTATGTCCGTTACTACATGCATTTACAATTGAAGGCTTCTTTTTCTGACCACAACAACTTGATTGACATGGGAGTTGGAATTGTGAGTGGTGGCCTTGGTGGCGTAGCT TTCTGGTCTGCTGTTTTGCCGTTGGATGTGGCGAAAACTGTCATCCAGACTGCTCCAGATAAAAGCTCCACCAGAAATCCATTTCTAGTACTGAACTCG ATTTACAGGAGGGCTGGACTTAAAGGGTGTTATGCAGGTTTGGCTCCTACAATAGTGCGAGCATTTCCAGCTAATGCAGCTGCAATAGTCACCTGGGAGCTTGCCAtgaaaatgttggggatcaggcATGATTGA
- the LOC110631501 gene encoding mitochondrial arginine transporter BAC1 isoform X1 yields the protein MGDTVAYKEYLAGLLAGVAIVITGHPFDTVKVKLQKHNTEAHGIKYRNGLHCTTRILQTEGVKGLYRGATSSFVGMAFESSLLFGIYSQTKQSLQRGLNSDVPTPQVIIPSAAYGGAIISFVLCPSELVKCRMQVQGTDSLVPKFSRYSSPFDCALQTVKNEGISGIFRGGFATLLRESFGNAVFFSVYEYVRYYMHLQLKASFSDHNNLIDMGVGIVSGGLGGVAFWSAVLPLDVAKTVIQTAPDKSSTRNPFLVLNSIYRRAGLKGCYAGLAPTIVRAFPANAAAIVTWELAMKMLGIRHD from the exons ATGGGGGACACTGTCGCTTACAAGGAGTACTTAGCCGGTTTACTCGCAGGTGTTGCCATCGTTATAACCGGTCATCCTTTCGACACCGTCAAG GTAAAGCTGCAAAAACACAATACGGAAGCGCATGGGATTAAGTACAGGAATGGTCTGCATTGCACGACTAGGATCCTACAGACTGAAGGA GTTAAAGGACTTTATAGGGGTGCAACATCATCATTTGTTGGGATGGCTTTCGAGAGTTCACTTCTTTTTGGGATTTATTCTCAAACAAAGCAGTCCTTGCAG AGAGGATTGAATAGTGATGTGCCCACGCCCCAAGTAATAATTCCTTCTGCAGCTTATGGTGGAGCAATTATAAGTTTTGTATTATGTCCATCTGAGCTGGTAAAG TGTAGGATGCAAGTTCAAGGTACTGACTCCTTGGTTCCAAAGTTCAGTAGATACAGTAGTCCATTTGATTGCGCCCTTCAAACAGTGAAAAATGAAGGG ATTTCAGGCATTTTTCGAGGAGGCTTTGCAACACTGTTAAGAGAATCTTTTGGAAATGCAGTCTTCTTTAGTGTTTATGAGTATGTCCGTTACTACATGCATTTACAATTGAAGGCTTCTTTTTCTGACCACAACAACTTGATTGACATGGGAGTTGGAATTGTGAGTGGTGGCCTTGGTGGCGTAGCT TTCTGGTCTGCTGTTTTGCCGTTGGATGTGGCGAAAACTGTCATCCAGACTGCTCCAGATAAAAGCTCCACCAGAAATCCATTTCTAGTACTGAACTCG ATTTACAGGAGGGCTGGACTTAAAGGGTGTTATGCAGGTTTGGCTCCTACAATAGTGCGAGCATTTCCAGCTAATGCAGCTGCAATAGTCACCTGGGAGCTTGCCAtgaaaatgttggggatcaggcATGATTGA
- the LOC110631501 gene encoding mitochondrial arginine transporter BAC1 isoform X4 encodes MGDTVAYKEYLAGLLAGVAIVITGHPFDTVKVKLQKHNTEAHGIKYRNGLHCTTRILQTEGVKGLYRGATSSFVGMAFESSLLFGIYSQTKQSLQRGLNSDVPTPQVIIPSAAYGGAIISFVLCPSELVKCRMQVQGTDSLVPKFSRYSSPFDCALQTVKNEGISGIFRGGFATLLRESFGNAVFFSVYEYVRYYMHLQLKASFSDHNNLIDMGVGIVSGGLGGVAFWSAVLPLDVAKTVIQTAPDKSSTRNPFLVLNSEGWT; translated from the exons ATGGGGGACACTGTCGCTTACAAGGAGTACTTAGCCGGTTTACTCGCAGGTGTTGCCATCGTTATAACCGGTCATCCTTTCGACACCGTCAAG GTAAAGCTGCAAAAACACAATACGGAAGCGCATGGGATTAAGTACAGGAATGGTCTGCATTGCACGACTAGGATCCTACAGACTGAAGGA GTTAAAGGACTTTATAGGGGTGCAACATCATCATTTGTTGGGATGGCTTTCGAGAGTTCACTTCTTTTTGGGATTTATTCTCAAACAAAGCAGTCCTTGCAG AGAGGATTGAATAGTGATGTGCCCACGCCCCAAGTAATAATTCCTTCTGCAGCTTATGGTGGAGCAATTATAAGTTTTGTATTATGTCCATCTGAGCTGGTAAAG TGTAGGATGCAAGTTCAAGGTACTGACTCCTTGGTTCCAAAGTTCAGTAGATACAGTAGTCCATTTGATTGCGCCCTTCAAACAGTGAAAAATGAAGGG ATTTCAGGCATTTTTCGAGGAGGCTTTGCAACACTGTTAAGAGAATCTTTTGGAAATGCAGTCTTCTTTAGTGTTTATGAGTATGTCCGTTACTACATGCATTTACAATTGAAGGCTTCTTTTTCTGACCACAACAACTTGATTGACATGGGAGTTGGAATTGTGAGTGGTGGCCTTGGTGGCGTAGCT TTCTGGTCTGCTGTTTTGCCGTTGGATGTGGCGAAAACTGTCATCCAGACTGCTCCAGATAAAAGCTCCACCAGAAATCCATTTCTAGTACTGAACTCG GAGGGCTGGACTTAA
- the LOC110631501 gene encoding mitochondrial arginine transporter BAC1 isoform X3 gives MGDTVAYKEYLAGLLAGVAIVITGHPFDTVKVKLQKHNTEAHGIKYRNGLHCTTRILQTEGVKGLYRGATSSFVGMAFESSLLFGIYSQTKQSLQRGLNSDVPTPQVIIPSAAYGGAIISFVLCPSELVKCRMQVQGTDSLVPKFSRYSSPFDCALQTVKNEGISGIFRGGFATLLRESFGNAVFFSVYEYVRYYMHLQLKASFSDHNNLIDMGVGIVSGGLGGVALVFIILMFSSSGLLFCRWMWRKLSSRLLQIKAPPEIHF, from the exons ATGGGGGACACTGTCGCTTACAAGGAGTACTTAGCCGGTTTACTCGCAGGTGTTGCCATCGTTATAACCGGTCATCCTTTCGACACCGTCAAG GTAAAGCTGCAAAAACACAATACGGAAGCGCATGGGATTAAGTACAGGAATGGTCTGCATTGCACGACTAGGATCCTACAGACTGAAGGA GTTAAAGGACTTTATAGGGGTGCAACATCATCATTTGTTGGGATGGCTTTCGAGAGTTCACTTCTTTTTGGGATTTATTCTCAAACAAAGCAGTCCTTGCAG AGAGGATTGAATAGTGATGTGCCCACGCCCCAAGTAATAATTCCTTCTGCAGCTTATGGTGGAGCAATTATAAGTTTTGTATTATGTCCATCTGAGCTGGTAAAG TGTAGGATGCAAGTTCAAGGTACTGACTCCTTGGTTCCAAAGTTCAGTAGATACAGTAGTCCATTTGATTGCGCCCTTCAAACAGTGAAAAATGAAGGG ATTTCAGGCATTTTTCGAGGAGGCTTTGCAACACTGTTAAGAGAATCTTTTGGAAATGCAGTCTTCTTTAGTGTTTATGAGTATGTCCGTTACTACATGCATTTACAATTGAAGGCTTCTTTTTCTGACCACAACAACTTGATTGACATGGGAGTTGGAATTGTGAGTGGTGGCCTTGGTGGCGTAGCT CTAGTGTTTATCATCCTCATGTTTTCCAGTTCTGGTCTGCTGTTTTGCCGTTGGATGTGGCGAAAACTGTCATCCAGACTGCTCCAGATAAAAGCTCCACCAGAAATCCATTTCTAG